Genomic window (Paenibacillus sp. PK3_47):
TGAACATTGGGCCGCTCGCGCTATTGCCGGAGTATCAGGGGAAAGGGCTGGGGAGAATTTTGCTGAGAGCCGCACTCCATACCGCCAGAGACAACGGTTACGGCGGAACCATATTATGTGTCAATGCGGAGAACGACCGGGCCAAAGCGCTGTACATCAGCGAAGGCTTCAACGAGGTGGAGGCGGCCGCCTGCTATCGATATGTTGTGCCCGGAGCAGTATAGTTAATCATCCCGGATATAAAATCGGTGCAGGCCTGATGAAGGCAGCACCGATTTTTGCATATACATACTTCTTTTGCACATACCTACTTAATTGGGGGACATACGGTCAACTGTATAAATGTATTTTTACATCAAATGTTTAAGAGACAGAGCAGTGCGGATTCTCAGCTCTTCTTTAGCCTTCTGTAATAAAGCCAGGTTCTGCCTGTGAATGAGCCGAAGGCGAGAATACTGATGAACAGCAGCAGCGTGTTCCACATCCCGAATGTGGTGAACCCTTCTTTTACAATACGTTCCACGAATGCGCTCAGATTGTAGGTATAGAGCAGCAGCATCGGGAGGAACAGCAGCGTATAGCTGAGGGCAATTTTACGTGCATGCTTCAACAGATGGAGCTTGTCGCTGTACAGCTGGGTCTGCGCTTCCCCTTCCGCAGATTCGCGGCGCCAGATCGTCCACTTCTGCAGAGAGGAAGGAGAGCTGTAAGCTTTTGTCCACCCGGCTGAGGTGTGCAGTTCAACAGAGCCTTCATCGGCCACAATCTGATAGTCTGCATGATAGTTCATCCTCCGGGGACTGCCTTTGCTGAAAAAGAACAGCGTTCCCCAGCGCCCGACCTTGTACAGGTTCCAGCCCTGCCGTTCTTTATCCTCCAGCCATTTCTCCAATTTGTCGGGAGAGTACATCCAGCCCAGCTTGAGCCTGACACTCTGTGGTCCGGAAGGTTCCCTGACTGCCGCCTTGTCCCTGTAGATCTGCTGCTCCGGAAGCAGGGTTTTATTGACGGTTCTGATTTTATGAATGGAATAGACCGCCAGTATAAACAGTGCTATTCCCAGAACTGCTGCGGCAAAGGTGATCCACCACATCGGACTTTTCTCTATCTGAAGTGTGGCGCTCCGGAACAGTGAAAGAGAGATAATAATGAGCGGCAGCACAGCGATGGCTGATAAATAAATCATAGTCCCCATAAAGAAATAAGAAATCATCCGGTTGCGCCTGATTATACCCTTTCGGGAAGGATAGGCGTTAATCCGTCCGGGTTCACGTTCATTCCGGAGGACGCTCCATCTGCCCCCCTGCAGGTCTATAGTCCAGCCTTCTGCTGCCAAGAAAGAAGCCAATGAGCTGTTACCTGAAGAATCGTAGCTGATTTGATAAGTGGCAGAGACTGAATTGTCCTTCCGGAAAGAAAACCGCCGCAGCTTCGTGTTCCAGCTATCCAGCCGCCAGCCTTCCCCTGCCATAGACGCCAGCCATGCTTCTGTTCCCGGCAGATCATAGCTCCAGAAGGGCTTTATTACTGTCTTCATA
Coding sequences:
- a CDS encoding DUF2812 domain-containing protein, with protein sequence MKTVIKPFWSYDLPGTEAWLASMAGEGWRLDSWNTKLRRFSFRKDNSVSATYQISYDSSGNSSLASFLAAEGWTIDLQGGRWSVLRNEREPGRINAYPSRKGIIRRNRMISYFFMGTMIYLSAIAVLPLIIISLSLFRSATLQIEKSPMWWITFAAAVLGIALFILAVYSIHKIRTVNKTLLPEQQIYRDKAAVREPSGPQSVRLKLGWMYSPDKLEKWLEDKERQGWNLYKVGRWGTLFFFSKGSPRRMNYHADYQIVADEGSVELHTSAGWTKAYSSPSSLQKWTIWRRESAEGEAQTQLYSDKLHLLKHARKIALSYTLLFLPMLLLYTYNLSAFVERIVKEGFTTFGMWNTLLLFISILAFGSFTGRTWLYYRRLKKS